In the Gemmatimonadaceae bacterium genome, GTGCTCTCTCCGGCGATGGTCACGGCCACGCGTGCGCTGCTGGAGCCGATTCGCGCCGGCTTCGCCTCGGCCGTGTACTCGCCACGGTTACAGCTCTGGGTGGCGTCGTTCGCGCTCTTCGGCGTGCCCGGCGACAGCACGATGGCCGAGGATGTCGGCACCGCGACCGAGCCGCTGATGATGGTCACCGATCCGGGCACCTCGGTGCCGACCCGGGTCGCGACCCTGGTGCTGGCCGGGCGTGGTGGCGGTGCGGTGCCACTGCTGGTGCAGGACGATGGCACCGGGGCTGCGCCGCTGTTCGGGATCGGGGAGGCGGTGACGGTCGCGCTGCCGGGCCGTACTGGCCGGCGAGGCGCGGTGTCGGCGCGGGTGCTGGCCCGGCAGCGGGTGGAGGCGCTGCGTGACAGCTGTCAGGGGATGAAGGTGTGGACGTACCTGGTCTCGATGTCCGGCGCCGACCTGGCGACGGCACAGCGGGGGCTCGTCCCGTCGCCGCGGCCGGGCGAGGTGATCGACCGCTGGAACGGCGTGGCGGTCCGGGAGACGTTTCCGCCGCGCATGGCGGCGGCCGAGCAGCGGCAGGTCACGGCCAGCCGCAGCGTGGTTGCGCAGTTCGTGCGAGAGCGCGCCGCCACGGGCGTGCGCGAGCGTGACGTGCAGGTGGTTGCGGTGCTGCCGCGCGGCGCGGGGCTCGTCACGAACTTCGGTGTCTTCGCGCGCGATGCCGGGGGCGGCTGGCGCTTCCCGACGTTGACGCTGCGCCCCGCGACCTGCCCGGCTGGCTGAGCCGCCTCGTGTCAGGGAATGGATGAGACGGCCAGTGTCGGCTGTGGGCGATTGCCGGACAGTGGTGTACACTCTAGCCTGACGGTCCGCCGCGGGGACGGGCTGCCACACCTTGAACGGTGAGGGTCGGCAATGAGTGCTTCCATTTCGCAATCGGACGACGAGACGGTCGCCCACGATCGGCCTGTCCAGGCACAATCGAGTGGGGCGGTGCTGTCGGAGGGCGTCCTGGCCGGGTGTGTTGCCGCGGCGGCGGTGGCGCTGGTGTTCCTCGCGATCGACGTGGCGGCGGGCCAGCCGTTCCGGACCCCGCGGCAGCTTGGCGAGATGCTGCTGGGCGTGTTCGGTGCCGCGCCGGCGGATGGGGCGACGTCGCTGGCGTTGTACACCGTCTTCCACTTCGGCGCCTTCATCGTGACGGGGATCATCGCGGCCAACCTCGTGCAGGTGACGATGCGGCAGCCGGTGGCGATCCTCCTGTTCGTGATCCTCTTCCTCGCGTTCGAGGTGGCCTTCACCGGGTTCGTGGCGTACCTCGACACGCAGTCGACGGGCACGATCACGCCGTATCAGGTGGCGATCGGGAACGTGGTGGCGTCGGTGGCGATGGCGCTGTTCTTCCGGGCGCGCCATCCGCAGCTGCGCACGCTGGGCCGGGCGCTGGAGAACGAGGAGTAGGCGCCGGCGTGGCGCGTGCCCGACGGGGGCATCGGCCGGCCGGATTCGCGGACCAGCGGATGTGACGCTCGACGAACGAAGAACCGCCGCCTCCCGAGCCTGGGAGACGGCGGTTCTTCGTTGCCTGCAGCGTTCAGGCGATCAGGGCGATCAGTTGAACGTGTAGCGCAGGCCGAGCTGGAGACGCCACACATCGGAGAGGTCGGACGTCCGCTGGTAGGTCTGTGACATCAAGCTCGAGCCGATGTTGCGCAGACGGTAGAGCGGAACGCCTGACGTCGGCGTCGGGCGGGACACGAGCGGGGTGTTCGAGACGAGGCGCTGTGCCCCACCCCAGTTCTTGTTGATCAGGTTGCCGGCGTTCAGCACGTCGACGCGGACCTGGATCTTGTTCCGCTGACCGCCAAGGTTGCTGAAGAGGTCCTGCGTGAGGCTGACGTCCGCCCGGAAGACGGTCGGGAGGAAGACGGCGCCGCGCTGGGCATACTCACCGCGGTGCTTGGAGAGGTACGGATCCTGGTTGATGTACGACTGCCAGGCCGTGACCTGCTCGGCTGCGGTGAAGGTGCGACCCGAGGCCGTGTACGTCTCGAAGTTCATCTCGTTGATGTTCTTCGGGATGTAGATGAGGTCGTTGGCCGCGTTGCCGTCGCCGTTCAGGTCACCCGAGACGGTGTAGCTCGCGTTGCCGAGCGAGCGCAGCTCGGAGAACACCGAGATACCGGTGGCGCCCCAGCCGAAGTACTTCTTCGAGTAGGAGAACACCGCGAAGGCGCGATGGCCTGCCCAGCCACTGGAGTAGCCGACGCCCGGGTTGTTCGGGTCGTTCGCGATCTGGTTCGACTGCCACGAGCCGAAGGCGATCGAGCCTGGGTCGACCGTGTTGCGGGACGAGCCGTAGCTGTAGGCGGCCTTGGCGAAGAAGCCGTTGTCGAACGCCTTCTCGAGCGAGGCGGCGATGGTGTACGAGCTGCCGACGCTCTGGTTCTTGATGACCGTCGCGTTGCTGATGTTGGCGTTGATGCGGTTGCTGCCGACCCAGCGCGGGCGCGTGTCGGCCCCGACGAAGCGCGCGTTCGGAGAACTCAGGTTGGCGTTGATGTAGTAGGCGCCGTTGACGTCCTGGTTGTACAGGTACTCGACGGTGCCGATCACGCCCCACGGGAGCTTCTGGTCGAGCGCGAGGTTCGAGCGCCAGACCTGCGGGAACTTGTAGTTGGGGTCCGTGAGCGCGAGCTCGTAGGTGCTGGCCGGCGCGCCGGTGACCGTGGTCGGCTTGTAGGTGTCCGGGTTCGGGTTGAACGGGCGGGTCGTGGTGTTGTCGACCTGCTCGAAGCCCGTGAGGATGCCGTTGCCGCCGACCTGGTTGGAGACCCAGACGTAGGCCGGGCTGCCGGTGAAGATGCCGCTGCCGCCGCGGACCTGCGTGGTGCGGTCGCCGGTGGCGTCCCAGTTGAAGCCAAAGCGCGGGGACCAGAGGATCTTTGCGTCCGGGAACTTGTCGGTGCGGTACTGCACCGGGGCGCCGATCTCGTCACGGAAGGTGAGGAGGGCGGCCGCGGGGTTGTTCAGCGCCGTGTTCTTGAACTTCGGCACGTCGGCGCGGAGGCCGAGCGTGAGCTTGAAGCGCGGCGTCACGCGGTACTCGTCCTGCACGTAGGCACCGGCGTAGAACACGTCGAGCGGCTGGACCGGCTTGGTCTGGCCGGGCACGTTGTTGTAGCGGACCTGGAAGCGCGCCAGCGTCACCGGGGAGCTGGTGCGGTTCGGGTTCGCGAGGTAGCCGTTGGCGTCGGAGTAGAAGTCGGCCAGCGAGCTGTACACGTACACGCTCTGCGCGCCCGGGAAGAACACGTTCTCGGAGCGGTAGCGCTGGGCGGTCACGCCGAAGGTGATGTCGTGGCGCTCGGTGTTGACCGTCAGGTTGTTCTGGAACTGGAACGTGTTGTAGCGGAGCTCGTTGTTCGGCGTGAACGGCTCGAAGCCGAACGAGGTGTACGTCAGGCCGCCTTCCATGATGTCCACCAGCGGGAAGAACGCGCCCTTCGGCTCACGGCTCTCGTCGTTCGTGGTATAGCCGAGGATCATGTTGTTCGAGACGTTGGCACCCAGGTTCGAGTTCCACTCGCCGACGACCGACTTGATGTTCTCGAGGATGGCGTAGTTCGAGTTCTCGAAGCTGATCGAGTTCGCGTTCGTGCGCCGGTTGCCGAGGGTGCCGAGCGAGTTCGAGTTCGACATCAGCACGTCGGTCTTCGAGTCCAGCTGGATGTAGCGGAGGCTGAACTTGTTGTTGTCGTTCGCGTTGAAGTCGAGCTTGCCGATGATGCGGCGCGACGGCGTCTGGAGGTCGTAGCCGCTGACCCCGCCGGTCTCGTACTGGAAGTTGTTCCGCAGGAACGTCGACAGGGTGGTGATGTCGGAGTCCAGCACGCGAGTCGTGTTGCCGGCGATCGGCGTGGTGGACGTGGCGCGGGTGGTGAAGGTCGTGCCCGGCTGCGTCTGGGCATCGTCTTCCCAGTTCACGAAGAAGAAGAGCTTGTTCTTGATGATCGGGCCGCCGAGGCGGGCGCCCCACTGGCCGAAGTCGAACACGCCCGGGTTGACGGCGAGCGAGCCGGCCTTCTTGCCGACGTTGTCCTGGTTGCGCGAGATGCGGTACACCGAGCCGGAGAACTCGTTGGTGCCGCTCTTGGTCACCGCGTTCACGCCGGCGCCGACGAAGTTGCCCTGGCGGACGTCGAACGGTGCGACGTTGACCTGGATCTGGTCCACGGCATCGAGCGGGATCGGCGAGACGCCGGTACGCCCACCGGGCGTGGCGCCGGCACCGAGGCCGAACGAGTTGTTGAAGTAGCTGCCGTCGACCGTGATGTTGTTCAGGCGGCTGTCCTGCCCGCCGAACGACTGGCCGTTGGCCTGCGGCGTGAGGCGCGTGAAGTCGTTGATCGACCGCGACACGGTCGGCAGCGCCTCGAGCGCGTCACGGCTGACCGTGGTGGCGGCGCCGGTACGTGAGGACGTGAGCACGCCGCCGCTCTGCGCGGTGACGGACACGGCTGCGAGCTGGACGGCGGCTGGCACGATCTGGAATGCGACGTCGGCGGTGACGCCGAGCTGGATGCTGACGTTGGCCTGGCTGACCGGAGCATAGCCGATCGTGGTGGCCGTCACGGTGTACGGACCACCGACACGCATGCCGGGTATGGAGTAGCGGCCGTCTGCACGGGAGATGGCCTGATAGGCTGTTCCGGACGGCAGGTGCAGTGCGCGCACACGCACGCCGGCCATCGGCGCGCCCGTTTGCTTGGCGGTCACACGGCCGGCGAGCGAGCCGGTCGTGACCTGTGCTGGCAGAATACTCGCTGCGGCGGCCATGCAGACCGCAAGCAGCGACGCGACGAAAAATTTCCTCATTCCGGGTCTCCAGGGGTGAAAAACAGCGCCTGCCGATCGTCGGAAAAGCTAACCGGGCCCGGCGTGGCCCGCGCATTGCAATCGAATGTTCCCGCACCGGCCGCGTCCATTGGATGAGACCGGTCCTGCGCCGCGCCCATGCGTATGGATGAGATCGCATTGGCGTGGGTGATTCCCGAGCGGGTCGTCGTGGCGACCGGCTCATGCCGACAAGTGGTAGATAGTCGCGACCGGGACTGGTGGATCGCTCGCTGATCACCCCGTGACGGAGGAGTTACAGGACCCGTGCGGCGCCGGCGACACCTGACCGGCGGCAGCGGGGCGCGATCCCCCTTCGGATCGCTGATCGTGGCGCAAGGGCGCCGGATACCCGGGACGAGACTCGAACTCGTATACCCCGAGGGGTGGGGGATTTTGAGTCCCCTGCGTCTACCGATTCCGCCACCCGGGCCGGGTGTGATGTCTGAATATAAACTGGCTAGGGCGTATCTGCTAACGTGTTGTCATTGCGGCAGATACGGCTCCCCTCGTACCGCTATTGTCGCGCGCGCGAGGTTCGGCGGACAGATACCGAAAACGCTCGTGTATCGCCGCGCGCCGTCACGCGCCCCAAGTTTTGCCCCAAGTTTTAAGGTCAAACGCCGTCGCCGCGCCTATCGAGCTGAGCGCGTGGTGGGTGGCGACGTCCCGCCTCGTGAGCCGCACTGCGTGAGGCGTAGCTAAGGCCAGCCTCTTCAGCCCTAGTGCGCCGAAAGCCCCCCCGTCACAATGCCGCGGTCGCCTAGCTCCCGGCCACGTACTCCTCGGAATAGGAGCCCCCGAATGCTGGCCCCTACACACAGGAAAGCTTAGTTGCCGTTGATTAGGAAAAACTCATCAGAGTAGCTATGGCGGCATTCTCCGGAATTGGCCGAGAGGGCAAAACCTCTTGAATGCCGACCTCTTGTTCCTGCGAGGCAAACATGTGTAGGTCTCGCGCACCGCTCGCCTGTCCGCCCACAGAACGAGCGTCGCCTCGCCCCGCTGGGGGCGAGAGCGGCGGGGGATCTGAATTCCCCGCTCGCGAGGCCACTGATATCCCTGGCGCGGACAAGACTAGACACTCGTTTCGCACATATTATTGAAATTCGGAGGAAGAGTCGTGTCGTGCGCTGCTAGACGTTCCTGCGCGCGAGTCCGCAATTATCCCATAGGTCTACCAATGCTCGAACAGATTCCATTCGGCACGAACGACTTCGCTGAGAACCCAGAGCCGCGGTGTCCAGTCGTGCTGCTTCTTGACACGTCGGGGTCGATGAGCGGGCGACCGATGGCGGCTCTCAACGCCGGTCTCCAGACATTCAAGGACGAGCTGGTCGCGGATTCGCTTGCGGCGAAACGAGTCGAGGTTGCAACCATCTCGTTCGGCCCAGTGCAGGTCCAGCACGACTTCGTTGGCGCGGCTACCTACCAACCGCCGACATTGGCCGCGTCCGGAACGACTCCGATGGGCGAAGCGATTGTGCTTGGGTTGGACCTCATCCGTCGTCGAAAGGAGGAGTATCGCGCCAACGGTATCGCGTTCTATCGCCCGTGGGTCTTTCTGATCACGGATGGCGCCCCGACGGATAGCGTGCATCAGGCCATCGCGGCCATTCAAGAGGGCTCGGCGAGCAAGGCGTTCTCATTCTTCGCCGTCGGAACCCCAGAAGCGAACATGGAGGTGCTGGCACAACTGTCGCCAGACCGCCCGCCCTTGGTTCTGGACAACCTGCGCTTCCGCGACTTGTTCGTGTGGCTCTCAAACTCGATGCGCTCGATCTCGCGCTCCACGCCGAGCACTGAGGTGCCTCTCGTCAACCCGGCGGCGCCGGGCGGATGGGCGTCAGTCTCTGTGTGAGCTCGTGGACCAAACGAACAGCGTGAGTAGCGGCAGGCCGTCACCTGCTGAAGCGTGGCGTATCGTTGGCGGTTCGGTACGCGGCACTTCGCACGTTGACTCTGGCACGCCGTGTCAGGATGCGTGCGAGTTTGCCATTTTGCGTGCTGGAGACGACGCCGTCGCCGCAATTGTCACCGCAGACGGCGCTGGTAGCTCAGCGCATTCTGACGAGGGTGCGGAGCTGGCATGCGCTGCTCTGCTGGGCGAAGTCTCTGACTATCTCGACGGATACGAGCTCTCGGCCATCGACTCCCAAGTCGTGGAGGAGTGGTTTGTACGAGTGCACCAAGCCGTCACCGAACGGGCGGCCGAGCTTAACGTCCAGGTACGAGAGCTCGCGTGCACGCTGCTTCTCGGCGTGGTCGGAATGAACCGCGCGGTTTGCGCGCAGATTGGCGACGGTGCAATCGTCGTCAATGATGCCACCGCCGAAGGTGGATATGCGCCCGTCACGTGGCCTCAGTCAGGCGAGTATGCGAACCAGACTTTCTTCGCGACCGACCAAGAAGCACTGCGGCATCTTCAGATCGCCTT is a window encoding:
- a CDS encoding TonB-dependent receptor, yielding MRKFFVASLLAVCMAAAASILPAQVTTGSLAGRVTAKQTGAPMAGVRVRALHLPSGTAYQAISRADGRYSIPGMRVGGPYTVTATTIGYAPVSQANVSIQLGVTADVAFQIVPAAVQLAAVSVTAQSGGVLTSSRTGAATTVSRDALEALPTVSRSINDFTRLTPQANGQSFGGQDSRLNNITVDGSYFNNSFGLGAGATPGGRTGVSPIPLDAVDQIQVNVAPFDVRQGNFVGAGVNAVTKSGTNEFSGSVYRISRNQDNVGKKAGSLAVNPGVFDFGQWGARLGGPIIKNKLFFFVNWEDDAQTQPGTTFTTRATSTTPIAGNTTRVLDSDITTLSTFLRNNFQYETGGVSGYDLQTPSRRIIGKLDFNANDNNKFSLRYIQLDSKTDVLMSNSNSLGTLGNRRTNANSISFENSNYAILENIKSVVGEWNSNLGANVSNNMILGYTTNDESREPKGAFFPLVDIMEGGLTYTSFGFEPFTPNNELRYNTFQFQNNLTVNTERHDITFGVTAQRYRSENVFFPGAQSVYVYSSLADFYSDANGYLANPNRTSSPVTLARFQVRYNNVPGQTKPVQPLDVFYAGAYVQDEYRVTPRFKLTLGLRADVPKFKNTALNNPAAALLTFRDEIGAPVQYRTDKFPDAKILWSPRFGFNWDATGDRTTQVRGGSGIFTGSPAYVWVSNQVGGNGILTGFEQVDNTTTRPFNPNPDTYKPTTVTGAPASTYELALTDPNYKFPQVWRSNLALDQKLPWGVIGTVEYLYNQDVNGAYYINANLSSPNARFVGADTRPRWVGSNRINANISNATVIKNQSVGSSYTIAASLEKAFDNGFFAKAAYSYGSSRNTVDPGSIAFGSWQSNQIANDPNNPGVGYSSGWAGHRAFAVFSYSKKYFGWGATGISVFSELRSLGNASYTVSGDLNGDGNAANDLIYIPKNINEMNFETYTASGRTFTAAEQVTAWQSYINQDPYLSKHRGEYAQRGAVFLPTVFRADVSLTQDLFSNLGGQRNKIQVRVDVLNAGNLINKNWGGAQRLVSNTPLVSRPTPTSGVPLYRLRNIGSSLMSQTYQRTSDLSDVWRLQLGLRYTFN
- a CDS encoding VWA domain-containing protein; this translates as MLEQIPFGTNDFAENPEPRCPVVLLLDTSGSMSGRPMAALNAGLQTFKDELVADSLAAKRVEVATISFGPVQVQHDFVGAATYQPPTLAASGTTPMGEAIVLGLDLIRRRKEEYRANGIAFYRPWVFLITDGAPTDSVHQAIAAIQEGSASKAFSFFAVGTPEANMEVLAQLSPDRPPLVLDNLRFRDLFVWLSNSMRSISRSTPSTEVPLVNPAAPGGWASVSV
- a CDS encoding protein phosphatase 2C domain-containing protein, coding for MDQTNSVSSGRPSPAEAWRIVGGSVRGTSHVDSGTPCQDACEFAILRAGDDAVAAIVTADGAGSSAHSDEGAELACAALLGEVSDYLDGYELSAIDSQVVEEWFVRVHQAVTERAAELNVQVRELACTLLLGVVGMNRAVCAQIGDGAIVVNDATAEGGYAPVTWPQSGEYANQTFFATDQEALRHLQIALLEDRRIDEIALFSDGLEKLALNMGTRSAHGPFFESLFRQLRPLSRGATANIEGQFRAFLDSPAVNARTDDDKTLVLATRRHGASLLPVSNQ